In Thermodesulfobacteriota bacterium, the following are encoded in one genomic region:
- a CDS encoding DNA translocase FtsK 4TM domain-containing protein codes for MARKKINTRQDAPDFVAREIVAALLFAIGLFSALSLVFYSAETGTDVRGAMGAVGLYISGFLGKAFGVCAFAFPLVLFYTSIIVFRNSLGGNLYRKTISAFLLLLAVMALLGLLYGEEALLGFAPAGGFAGFALADLLRNGVAGNVGSYLIVTLFLIVSLIIISGIGLSDIIGAVRDASMYVAGMTYAGTRYLLYKLGESLSELRESLARPRPRQASMTVQKKANGSVRLNGKHKSAESPGFFDDYVGDEDEAYAGIEEVPEIVFEHPKPKELEDFMPKKEVIHKDYKLPPLDLLDSKVDSGVVLDRDAVYEKARLIEEKLRDFSVSGKVTEIRPGPVITMFEYKPAPGIKINRIAALEGDLAMGLSALSIRIIAPIPGKDVIGIEVPNATRETVVLRELLEDSEFSRRKSMLTLALGKDISGLPFYMDLRRAPHLMIAGTTGSGKSVLLNAVITSMLYKASPYELKFIMIDPKMLELSVYEDIPHLLHPVVTEPKRAAAALKWAVEEMEKRYRILSEEGVRDIETHNRNVEKLQTEDKWEKLLPYIVIVLDELADLMMIAPSEIKESITRLSQKARAAGIHLIVATQRPSADIVAGLIKANFPARISFLVSSKIDSRIILDAGGAERLLGKGDMLFLEPGTSKLLRIQGALISDEEREAITEHVKSQGAPVYNEEITFIEAREDSDELDAEKDELYYQALRTIAETGQASISMLQRKLKIGYNRAARIVEIMEKEGVVGPQEVAGKPREVYIDPSQLDERHTN; via the coding sequence ATGGCTAGAAAGAAAATAAACACCCGCCAGGACGCGCCGGACTTCGTGGCGCGCGAAATCGTAGCGGCGCTACTCTTCGCAATCGGACTTTTCTCGGCCCTGAGCCTCGTCTTCTACAGCGCCGAGACCGGCACCGACGTCAGGGGGGCCATGGGCGCGGTCGGGCTCTACATATCGGGTTTTCTCGGTAAGGCGTTCGGCGTATGCGCCTTCGCGTTCCCGCTGGTGCTGTTCTACACGTCCATCATCGTCTTCAGGAACAGCCTGGGGGGGAACCTCTACAGGAAAACGATCTCGGCGTTCCTGCTGCTGCTCGCGGTGATGGCGCTCCTCGGTCTTTTGTACGGGGAGGAGGCCCTTTTGGGCTTCGCGCCGGCGGGGGGATTTGCGGGATTCGCGCTTGCCGATTTGCTCCGTAACGGCGTCGCCGGGAACGTGGGCTCGTACCTGATTGTAACCCTATTCCTTATCGTGAGTTTAATAATAATATCGGGCATAGGACTGTCCGACATAATAGGCGCAGTAAGAGATGCATCCATGTACGTCGCAGGTATGACATACGCCGGAACGAGATACCTCCTGTACAAGCTCGGGGAATCGCTGTCCGAGCTCAGGGAATCCCTCGCGCGGCCGAGGCCCAGGCAGGCTTCCATGACCGTCCAGAAGAAGGCGAACGGCTCCGTACGGCTTAACGGCAAGCACAAGTCCGCCGAATCCCCCGGTTTCTTCGACGATTACGTAGGGGACGAGGACGAAGCCTACGCCGGGATCGAGGAAGTGCCCGAGATAGTGTTCGAGCACCCGAAACCCAAGGAGCTCGAAGACTTCATGCCCAAGAAAGAAGTCATACACAAGGACTACAAGCTCCCCCCGCTGGACCTTCTCGACTCCAAGGTAGATTCGGGGGTAGTCCTCGACAGGGACGCCGTATACGAGAAGGCGAGGCTCATAGAAGAGAAGCTCCGCGATTTTTCCGTTTCAGGCAAGGTGACCGAGATACGGCCCGGCCCCGTGATAACGATGTTCGAGTACAAGCCCGCGCCGGGCATAAAGATAAACAGGATAGCGGCCCTCGAAGGAGACCTCGCCATGGGCCTTTCGGCGCTCAGCATACGAATCATCGCCCCGATACCGGGGAAGGACGTCATAGGCATAGAGGTTCCGAACGCGACGAGGGAGACGGTCGTCCTGAGGGAGCTCCTGGAAGATTCCGAATTCTCGAGGCGTAAGTCCATGCTGACGCTCGCACTCGGAAAGGATATCTCGGGACTGCCGTTTTACATGGACCTCAGGCGCGCGCCGCACCTCATGATAGCCGGCACGACGGGCTCGGGTAAGAGCGTCCTCCTAAACGCGGTAATAACAAGCATGCTCTACAAGGCGAGCCCCTACGAGCTCAAGTTCATAATGATCGACCCGAAGATGCTGGAGCTCTCCGTCTACGAAGACATCCCGCACCTCCTCCACCCTGTCGTGACGGAGCCGAAGAGGGCGGCGGCCGCGCTCAAGTGGGCCGTCGAGGAGATGGAAAAGAGGTACAGGATTTTATCCGAGGAAGGCGTCCGCGACATAGAAACCCACAACAGGAACGTAGAAAAACTCCAGACCGAGGACAAGTGGGAGAAGCTCCTCCCGTATATCGTCATCGTCCTCGACGAGCTCGCCGACCTCATGATGATAGCCCCGAGCGAGATAAAGGAGTCGATAACGCGGCTCTCGCAGAAGGCGCGCGCCGCGGGCATACACCTTATCGTCGCGACGCAGCGTCCCTCTGCCGACATCGTGGCCGGCCTTATAAAGGCAAACTTCCCGGCGAGGATATCGTTCCTGGTGTCGTCGAAGATAGATTCGAGAATAATTCTCGACGCCGGCGGGGCGGAAAGGCTCCTCGGGAAGGGCGACATGCTGTTCCTGGAGCCCGGCACCTCGAAGCTCCTCCGTATACAGGGGGCTCTTATATCCGACGAGGAGAGGGAAGCGATAACGGAGCACGTCAAATCCCAGGGCGCGCCGGTTTACAACGAGGAGATTACGTTCATCGAGGCCCGCGAGGATTCGGACGAGCTCGACGCCGAGAAGGACGAGCTTTACTACCAGGCACTTCGCACGATCGCCGAAACAGGGCAGGCATCGATATCCATGCTCCAGCGGAAGCTCAAAATCGGATACAACAGGGCGGCGCGTATAGTGGAGATAATGGAGAAGGAAGGCGTCGTCGGCCCGCAGGAGGTCGCCGGCAAGCCGAGAGAGGTTTATATAGATCCAAGTCAGCTTGACGAGAGGCATACGAATTGA
- a CDS encoding NADH-quinone oxidoreductase subunit N → MSEVFKSTLLLGPEVSLILTGVLLIVIDPVLKGGAKKNLFWLALIGLAVAFALNLKRFGIDETAFSGALSLDQFAAYFNVIFLLGAFVAVIFSKDYLSSHASHYTTEFYALIVLSTSGMMILASAREFMSLFLGFEIMSISVYVLSAFQRESARSTEAGIKYLILGGFSSAILLYGIALLYGASGSIYFSEILSKYDAGNPLFVAGSALVLVGFIFKIGAFPLHQWVPDVYEGAPMTATAFMSVGVKAAAFAILLRVIFESLYQMQVSIMPVLWIVAVFTMIVGNIAAITQKSIKRMLAYSSIAHAGYVLVGVVAAYGGRELGLGSVIYYLFAYTFMNLGAFGVLSYLSRDGKDCETFEDIAGLWSRRPFVALALGVFMFSLAGIPPTLGFFAKYRVFLSAVEAGFYWLAVIGILSSVVSAYYYLKVLVYAYMKEETVSFPSFKLASSIALVVLAAGTLLLGIFPLDSWDLAIKAAGSVLVAFGGG, encoded by the coding sequence TTGAGCGAGGTTTTTAAGAGCACTCTACTTCTGGGGCCCGAAGTTTCACTGATACTGACGGGTGTCTTGCTGATTGTGATCGATCCCGTGCTCAAGGGCGGGGCGAAAAAGAACCTCTTCTGGCTCGCCCTCATCGGACTCGCCGTCGCCTTCGCGCTTAATCTGAAGCGCTTCGGCATAGACGAAACGGCCTTTTCGGGGGCTCTTTCACTGGACCAGTTCGCGGCCTATTTCAACGTAATATTCCTTCTTGGCGCCTTTGTCGCCGTTATATTTTCGAAGGACTACCTGTCCTCGCATGCCAGCCATTATACGACTGAGTTTTACGCCCTCATAGTCCTTTCGACGTCGGGCATGATGATCCTCGCCTCGGCGCGCGAATTCATGTCGCTTTTCCTCGGCTTCGAGATAATGTCGATATCGGTTTACGTCTTGTCCGCGTTTCAGCGCGAGTCCGCCCGTTCGACGGAGGCGGGAATAAAGTACCTCATTTTAGGCGGCTTCTCGTCGGCGATACTCCTTTACGGGATAGCGCTTCTTTACGGCGCTTCGGGCTCGATTTACTTCTCGGAAATACTCTCGAAATACGATGCGGGCAACCCTCTCTTCGTAGCCGGAAGCGCGCTCGTCCTGGTCGGATTCATATTCAAGATAGGGGCTTTTCCGCTCCACCAGTGGGTGCCGGACGTATACGAAGGCGCGCCCATGACGGCGACGGCTTTTATGTCCGTCGGGGTGAAGGCCGCTGCGTTCGCGATACTACTCCGCGTCATATTCGAGAGCCTCTACCAGATGCAGGTAAGCATCATGCCCGTACTCTGGATAGTGGCGGTGTTCACGATGATAGTCGGCAACATCGCGGCCATCACGCAGAAAAGCATAAAGCGCATGCTGGCGTATTCGAGCATAGCACACGCGGGGTACGTCCTCGTCGGCGTCGTGGCGGCATACGGCGGACGCGAGCTCGGCCTGGGGAGCGTCATATATTACCTGTTCGCCTATACGTTCATGAACCTCGGCGCGTTCGGCGTACTTTCATACCTTTCCCGCGACGGAAAGGACTGCGAGACGTTCGAGGACATAGCCGGGCTCTGGAGCCGGAGGCCGTTCGTTGCGCTCGCGCTCGGGGTCTTCATGTTTTCGCTCGCGGGCATACCGCCGACGCTCGGCTTTTTCGCCAAGTACCGCGTTTTTCTGTCTGCCGTCGAGGCCGGGTTCTACTGGCTCGCGGTAATAGGCATACTGAGCAGCGTCGTCTCCGCTTACTATTACCTGAAGGTTCTGGTTTACGCGTACATGAAGGAAGAGACCGTTTCCTTCCCGTCGTTTAAATTGGCGTCTTCGATAGCGCTCGTGGTGCTGGCGGCGGGAACGCTCCTCCTCGGCATCTTCCCGCTGGACTCGTGGGACCTCGCCATAAAGGCCGCCGGCTCCGTGCTGGTCGCCTTTGGCGGCGGTTGA
- a CDS encoding M67 family metallopeptidase → MVVKIKRSAYDGMIKHAEAGFPHEICGVLLGGDGRITNFRECRNLNTERAHDRYELDPVSFKEADEWARKEGLEILGVYHSHPDHPSIASETDRVNAWPEWVYLIFSINGGKYNDARAWILEDFDSKFNEAPIEVFED, encoded by the coding sequence ATGGTGGTAAAGATCAAGAGGTCGGCATACGACGGCATGATAAAGCACGCGGAGGCGGGGTTCCCGCACGAAATCTGCGGCGTCCTCCTGGGCGGCGACGGGCGCATAACGAACTTCCGCGAGTGCCGTAACCTCAACACCGAAAGGGCCCACGACAGGTACGAGCTCGACCCTGTATCGTTCAAGGAGGCCGACGAGTGGGCCCGGAAAGAGGGGCTCGAAATCCTCGGCGTCTATCATTCCCACCCCGACCATCCCTCCATAGCGTCGGAGACGGACAGGGTGAACGCCTGGCCGGAATGGGTTTATCTCATTTTCTCCATAAACGGGGGCAAATACAACGACGCCCGCGCCTGGATACTCGAAGACTTCGATTCCAAATTCAACGAAGCGCCGATAGAGGTTTTCGAGGACTGA